The Metabacillus schmidteae genome has a segment encoding these proteins:
- a CDS encoding Na+/H+ antiporter NhaC family protein, translated as MNQTWLSLIPFIIVIAMSIWLKNILPSLVIGILVGSIIVSANLLVGMEQAVSYIVTTLSDATNIKIIGFLYLFGGLVGMMNIAGGIKGFSEWAGTKIRTERGLLIFIWLTLPFTFMMPMFRIMMIGPIIKSLIKKMNLSKQKVGMTLDISTESIIVLLPVATAFVGFMVSLVEGGISGLNLGMSPYEVFLLSILFNFYAIIMLIIGIVQTFWKPRKTKQRGNQEQKDLEQEEHEYHRMGIKKELSLVKAQPWHLIVPVFLLLSLSLSLLWQNGVAQGAETIFEAFSMADATFVMLLAVFITLILTYVFYVVRRVKMNEILYHFYDGGNQMMEAISLLILIWALTLAAEDLGFSEFISNSLGSFLPAYLTPAAIFVLGSVVGYFIGSSWGTWGLFMPLGITLAVATGASIPLTVGAVFASGAFGALTSPLGDTTITTASILDMDLIDYARYKLKVSTIGGVIAAVLFVVSALFL; from the coding sequence TTGAATCAAACCTGGCTTTCATTAATTCCTTTTATCATCGTCATCGCCATGTCCATATGGCTAAAAAACATCCTGCCTAGCTTAGTGATTGGCATTTTAGTGGGGTCCATCATTGTTTCTGCTAATCTGTTGGTGGGAATGGAGCAAGCGGTATCCTATATCGTCACCACACTTTCCGATGCAACGAACATTAAAATTATCGGCTTTTTATATTTATTTGGCGGTCTTGTCGGGATGATGAATATCGCCGGAGGTATTAAGGGGTTTTCAGAATGGGCCGGGACGAAAATCCGTACCGAACGGGGATTGCTCATTTTTATTTGGCTTACCCTACCCTTTACATTTATGATGCCGATGTTTCGGATTATGATGATTGGGCCGATTATTAAATCACTCATAAAAAAGATGAACCTTTCTAAGCAAAAAGTAGGAATGACATTGGATATTTCAACAGAATCTATCATTGTGCTGCTTCCGGTTGCAACGGCTTTTGTTGGGTTCATGGTTTCTTTGGTGGAAGGCGGCATTAGTGGGTTAAATCTGGGGATGTCTCCTTATGAAGTGTTTTTGTTAAGTATTTTGTTTAACTTTTATGCGATCATTATGCTAATTATAGGGATTGTGCAGACGTTTTGGAAACCTAGAAAAACGAAACAAAGGGGCAACCAGGAACAGAAGGATTTGGAACAAGAGGAACATGAATACCACCGCATGGGGATTAAAAAAGAATTATCCCTTGTAAAAGCACAGCCTTGGCATTTGATTGTTCCTGTCTTTTTATTGCTGTCATTGTCTTTATCTCTGTTATGGCAAAACGGTGTTGCACAGGGAGCTGAGACGATATTTGAAGCCTTTTCTATGGCGGATGCAACGTTTGTGATGCTCCTGGCTGTTTTTATTACACTTATCTTAACCTATGTTTTTTATGTCGTCAGACGCGTGAAAATGAACGAAATTCTCTATCATTTTTACGATGGCGGCAATCAAATGATGGAAGCAATCAGCCTCCTTATTCTCATTTGGGCATTAACATTAGCGGCTGAAGATCTGGGTTTTTCTGAGTTTATCAGCAACTCGCTAGGAAGCTTTCTGCCCGCATATCTAACTCCTGCAGCAATTTTTGTTCTTGGGTCTGTTGTCGGGTATTTTATTGGAAGCTCCTGGGGGACTTGGGGACTGTTCATGCCACTTGGCATCACACTAGCTGTAGCCACTGGAGCCTCCATCCCATTAACAGTTGGTGCTGTCTTTGCAAGCGGAGCATTTGGTGCACTCACCTCTCCGCTGGGTGACACAACCATCACAACAGCCTCCATTCTCGACATGGACCTCATCGACTACGCACGCTACAAATTGAAGGTCTCAACGATTGGCGGGGTTATTGCAGCTGTGTTATTTGTTGTGAGTGCTTTGTTTCTTTAG
- a CDS encoding replicative DNA helicase gives MNIAEKAFLGSLIKAEYLLKDTVIQPEQLENTRHKELMRRMLELKKAGKNVYLFSLTTLPDLESFGGMSYLSELESYADPEKFEDLEKLILDMWKEREKRNILNIAAINDWEISKVIAELDNINQAKMDDHTPLELALSTIYEAPWEDQPLSKGATAGIKKLDEMTGGFQRGEVTIIAARPSMGKTDVMLHFAKMSGWEGYLPLIFSLEMPEKQITTRLIASTGGFNRRKMRDPKQMLNDRQKQKWSDVIGELNETSMQIFDGAGQTIAEMRAKTRKLINQFPNKKPIIFIDYLTLIKASESYGGNAHLQVTEISKSLKTMAKDFDCPVICLAQLNRSVESRANKRPMMSDIRESGSVEQDADVILFLYREAYYDKETKDRTLDIIVSKNRNGLVGTIKVNYNEFTGRIEE, from the coding sequence ATGAATATTGCAGAAAAAGCATTTCTTGGCAGCCTGATAAAGGCGGAATATCTTCTCAAAGATACGGTCATACAACCTGAACAACTGGAAAATACACGTCATAAAGAGTTAATGAGACGAATGTTGGAATTAAAAAAGGCGGGGAAGAATGTGTATTTATTCTCCTTAACCACTTTACCGGATCTTGAATCATTTGGTGGAATGTCTTACCTTTCGGAGCTGGAATCATATGCAGATCCTGAAAAATTTGAAGATCTGGAGAAACTCATTCTTGACATGTGGAAAGAAAGGGAAAAGCGCAATATTTTAAACATTGCGGCTATAAATGATTGGGAGATTTCTAAGGTTATAGCAGAATTGGATAATATTAACCAAGCGAAAATGGATGATCACACTCCTCTGGAACTAGCACTGTCAACAATTTATGAAGCTCCATGGGAAGATCAACCATTATCGAAGGGAGCAACAGCAGGTATTAAAAAGCTTGATGAAATGACAGGAGGCTTTCAAAGAGGAGAAGTAACAATTATAGCCGCAAGACCCTCCATGGGAAAAACAGATGTGATGCTTCATTTTGCGAAAATGTCTGGTTGGGAAGGATATTTACCACTCATCTTTTCATTAGAAATGCCCGAAAAGCAAATAACAACTCGATTAATTGCGTCAACAGGGGGATTCAACCGTAGAAAAATGAGAGATCCGAAGCAAATGCTGAATGATCGTCAGAAGCAGAAATGGTCCGATGTCATAGGTGAGCTTAATGAAACGTCTATGCAGATTTTTGACGGGGCTGGACAAACAATTGCTGAGATGAGAGCGAAAACCCGGAAATTAATTAACCAATTTCCCAACAAAAAACCAATTATTTTTATTGACTACTTAACCCTCATCAAAGCAAGTGAATCATACGGGGGGAATGCTCATTTACAAGTAACAGAAATCTCAAAATCACTCAAAACAATGGCGAAGGATTTTGATTGCCCGGTCATTTGTTTGGCCCAGCTCAATCGTTCGGTGGAATCAAGAGCCAATAAACGACCGATGATGTCGGATATCCGGGAATCAGGAAGTGTTGAACAAGACGCAGATGTCATTTTGTTTTTATATCGTGAAGCATATTACGACAAGGAAACAAAAGATCGTACTCTTGATATCATTGTCTCAAAAAATCGAAACGGTCTGGTTGGAACAATTAAGGTGAATTACAACGAGTTTACAGGAAGAATAGAAGAGTAA
- a CDS encoding DnaD domain-containing protein — protein sequence MEMTRYRMLKTDFWMSPIVGEELKKDEKFLYIYLLTNHLTTQIGIYRILKKQIAIDMDISIEEVESLMASLIDRQLIRYNAETREVALRDWGIAIQSRGGKPVLDCIESELRKVVDTSLISFVLESIQKKDIRDLYEKFCDRNVMTYEDIDDTSTTCYTTCGQEKEKEKEKEQEKKQKAFNPSVENKPEEEVQSQMEKSSDVKEIIEFWDNNGFGFSNVNAKQQLLSWLDDSQFLRPKEVVLKALTIACSYNKRKLNYVVGILRNWENESLLTLEEIESYQDNKKSHSQNRQSPPSFQAGRDIPRDVNLDITAGEEE from the coding sequence ATGGAAATGACAAGATACCGTATGTTGAAAACTGATTTTTGGATGTCGCCGATTGTTGGAGAGGAATTAAAGAAAGATGAAAAGTTTTTATACATCTACTTACTTACCAATCATCTTACAACTCAAATTGGAATCTATCGCATATTAAAGAAGCAAATAGCGATAGATATGGATATTTCGATTGAGGAAGTGGAATCGTTAATGGCAAGTTTAATTGATCGTCAATTGATTCGTTACAATGCTGAAACAAGAGAGGTTGCGTTAAGAGACTGGGGGATAGCGATTCAGAGTAGAGGTGGAAAACCTGTCTTGGATTGTATTGAGTCTGAATTAAGAAAGGTCGTTGATACCTCGCTTATTTCTTTTGTTTTAGAATCTATTCAAAAAAAGGATATCCGTGACTTATATGAAAAATTTTGTGATCGAAATGTTATGACTTATGAGGATATTGACGATACGTCTACGACTTGTTATACGACTTGTGGGCAAGAAAAAGAAAAAGAAAAAGAAAAAGAACAAGAAAAAAAACAAAAAGCTTTTAACCCAAGTGTAGAGAATAAACCTGAAGAAGAGGTTCAGTCACAAATGGAAAAATCAAGTGATGTGAAAGAAATCATCGAGTTTTGGGACAACAATGGTTTTGGTTTCTCTAACGTGAATGCTAAACAACAGCTGTTATCTTGGCTTGATGATTCTCAGTTTTTACGGCCAAAAGAAGTGGTGCTAAAAGCCTTAACGATCGCCTGTTCGTATAACAAGCGAAAGCTAAACTATGTAGTTGGGATTCTTAGAAACTGGGAAAATGAATCGTTACTGACTCTTGAGGAAATAGAGTCTTATCAAGACAACAAAAAGTCTCATTCTCAAAATAGGCAATCACCCCCATCATTCCAAGCAGGGAGAGATATCCCAAGAGATGTTAACCTTGACATAACAGCAGGTGAAGAGGAATGA
- a CDS encoding MFS transporter → MINILIFSLIIGLVTAILIIPFSKQKQAKKDNKTGQNTPSIKILSLSLVLIFIAMFAFYYLSNLDRNISSLWIFIIVISALGAIISTGKERIVKGVIFLGSLVFGIYILAAPLFNANEKFEYAQMNEKVEIKAFDENKTPASVPPEFARNKMKKAFGQVPNTSYYELGNLQIQKVNGEFIYIAPVEFSGFFKWLNGDEIPGYFTLSATDSSANPTFIKNEMEYTPSAYFNKNVERHIRMNYPKHIFYGDVQLEIDEDGQPHYIRTYGQFVSARNGFKVEGIVVVDPKNGDTKAYKLAEVPSFIDGAVSPEAVSLQNSYYGNYIHGFWNSLFGKSDVKLPSDEGTEANVSPIFDENGEMFYFTDFTSPKEGVDSMLGYSLTNSRTGKATYYTGNLEESYMDSQGALQIIEKKFIEKKWHGEMPVLYNFYGEASWLTPVLDSNGFLQNYFIVSAANPEISVYGTTPNDALKKYKLAIQKGGSSVDGTSNAEEKTLLGTVVRVYKEKTGDFTIVSFLLDNHKNFVISSENYPLAIYLQEQDNVNITYLETGENFLPVKEMVIEGLE, encoded by the coding sequence ATGATAAATATTCTAATCTTTTCTCTTATCATTGGATTAGTAACAGCCATTCTCATTATTCCTTTTAGCAAACAGAAACAGGCAAAAAAAGACAACAAAACCGGTCAAAATACTCCAAGTATAAAAATACTTAGCCTTTCACTCGTCTTAATTTTTATTGCTATGTTTGCGTTTTATTATCTAAGTAACTTAGACCGCAATATTTCTTCTTTATGGATTTTTATCATTGTCATTTCTGCATTAGGAGCAATCATTTCCACAGGTAAGGAAAGAATCGTGAAGGGTGTTATTTTCCTGGGAAGTCTTGTGTTTGGAATTTATATTCTCGCAGCCCCTCTATTTAATGCAAATGAAAAATTTGAATATGCCCAAATGAATGAAAAAGTTGAAATAAAAGCTTTTGACGAAAACAAAACACCTGCAAGTGTTCCACCGGAGTTTGCTAGAAATAAAATGAAAAAGGCATTTGGTCAGGTACCTAATACAAGTTATTATGAACTTGGAAATCTTCAAATTCAAAAAGTGAATGGAGAATTTATTTATATTGCACCAGTTGAATTTTCCGGTTTTTTCAAATGGTTAAATGGGGATGAAATACCGGGTTATTTCACGTTAAGTGCCACTGACTCTTCAGCGAATCCAACATTTATTAAAAATGAAATGGAGTATACACCTTCCGCTTATTTTAATAAGAATGTTGAACGTCATATCAGGATGAATTATCCAAAACACATTTTTTATGGTGATGTCCAATTAGAAATTGACGAAGATGGTCAGCCGCATTATATCCGTACCTATGGACAATTTGTTTCAGCTCGTAATGGTTTTAAGGTTGAAGGAATAGTCGTTGTTGACCCTAAGAATGGGGATACTAAGGCTTATAAACTTGCTGAAGTACCTTCATTTATTGATGGAGCTGTTTCACCTGAAGCAGTGAGCTTACAGAACAGTTATTACGGAAATTATATTCATGGATTTTGGAATAGTCTTTTTGGTAAATCAGATGTAAAGCTGCCTTCCGATGAAGGAACTGAAGCAAATGTGAGCCCAATTTTTGATGAAAATGGGGAGATGTTTTACTTTACCGATTTTACCAGTCCTAAAGAAGGCGTAGATTCTATGTTGGGGTACTCCCTTACAAATTCAAGAACAGGAAAAGCAACCTATTATACAGGTAATTTAGAAGAGTCTTATATGGATTCTCAAGGTGCTCTACAGATCATAGAAAAGAAATTTATTGAGAAAAAATGGCATGGAGAAATGCCGGTTTTATATAATTTTTATGGAGAGGCCAGCTGGTTAACACCTGTTTTAGACTCTAACGGATTCTTACAAAATTACTTTATTGTTTCTGCAGCCAATCCGGAAATATCTGTGTATGGTACTACCCCTAATGATGCTTTAAAGAAATATAAACTAGCCATACAAAAAGGCGGAAGTAGTGTTGATGGGACGTCTAATGCTGAAGAAAAGACTTTATTAGGTACAGTTGTCCGTGTATACAAAGAAAAGACCGGAGATTTCACGATTGTATCATTCCTGTTAGACAATCATAAAAATTTCGTCATCTCATCTGAAAATTACCCATTAGCCATTTACCTGCAAGAACAGGATAATGTGAATATAACTTATTTAGAGACAGGAGAAAATTTCCTGCCAGTAAAGGAAATGGTTATTGAGGGCTTGGAATAA
- a CDS encoding 3,4-dihydroxy-2-butanone-4-phosphate synthase, which translates to METKLDSLNIDEGLIILFDDVNSQVGYLMGLAEHVSGESINFMTHVAKGLTYVCITKKQAMKLNLHLFEKEDNSNSKSFTESVDYMTNSTGISAFERSDTIKAFTRLEAKPDDFKRPGHLFPLVSKDTNMLERIGIAEVAVFLAKHNHKTPVAYVSEILNDNGEIATKNEVIRLSQYYHLPILTFSEVAKFQYERTKWLTILDYKCISNLENILVYHVKNHFSNQLLKMYVRLGASENINTIFYRECQFELLNGDQCNCIRHFKDYYSLLKNKEIDVIVFEHEHDHHGYPDYEMMDGIITAQINELIDEINQKHKVDKKVVLSNY; encoded by the coding sequence ATGGAAACCAAATTAGATTCTTTAAATATCGATGAAGGTCTAATAATTTTATTTGATGATGTGAATTCTCAAGTTGGTTATCTGATGGGTTTAGCTGAACATGTTAGTGGTGAAAGTATAAATTTTATGACACATGTGGCAAAAGGTTTAACATATGTATGTATCACGAAAAAACAAGCAATGAAATTGAATCTACATCTGTTTGAAAAGGAAGACAATTCAAATAGTAAAAGTTTCACAGAGTCTGTTGATTATATGACAAACTCAACAGGAATATCAGCATTTGAACGATCGGATACAATTAAAGCTTTTACCAGGCTGGAGGCAAAACCTGATGATTTTAAACGACCTGGCCATCTTTTTCCATTAGTAAGTAAAGACACAAACATGCTTGAACGAATTGGTATTGCAGAAGTAGCTGTTTTTCTTGCAAAACATAATCATAAAACCCCTGTCGCTTATGTAAGTGAAATTCTAAATGATAATGGAGAAATTGCAACGAAAAATGAAGTTATTCGATTGAGCCAATATTATCATCTACCAATTTTGACTTTTAGTGAAGTGGCAAAATTTCAATATGAGAGAACAAAATGGCTGACAATACTAGATTATAAATGTATAAGTAACTTAGAAAACATACTCGTTTATCATGTTAAGAATCACTTTAGTAATCAATTATTAAAAATGTACGTAAGATTGGGGGCAAGTGAAAACATAAACACCATCTTCTATCGTGAATGCCAGTTTGAACTCCTAAATGGCGACCAATGTAATTGTATAAGGCATTTTAAAGATTATTATTCGTTGTTAAAAAACAAAGAAATAGATGTAATTGTTTTTGAGCATGAGCATGACCATCACGGTTATCCCGATTATGAAATGATGGATGGAATAATTACCGCACAAATCAATGAATTAATTGATGAGATCAATCAGAAGCATAAAGTGGATAAAAAGGTAGTCTTAAGTAACTATTAA
- a CDS encoding YciI family protein, with the protein MAYFAAFLHMIDIEKNNEVRPLHINYLEELDKQGKIFARGPFSDQSGGLVVYIADSFEEAMSLAENDPHVVQKVRRLELKEWVI; encoded by the coding sequence ATGGCTTATTTTGCAGCTTTTTTACACATGATTGACATAGAAAAAAATAATGAGGTACGCCCACTCCATATCAACTATTTAGAAGAACTTGATAAACAAGGAAAGATCTTTGCAAGAGGGCCATTTTCAGACCAATCTGGAGGATTGGTTGTATATATTGCCGATTCGTTTGAAGAAGCCATGTCACTTGCGGAAAATGATCCTCATGTTGTTCAAAAAGTGCGTAGACTTGAATTGAAAGAGTGGGTTATTTAA
- a CDS encoding aldehyde dehydrogenase family protein has protein sequence MATIENVTKKNLLIGGEWIQAKEYSLLRSPYSQEVIAEIPAATEAEASKAIEIAFQARETMKKMPAYKRAQILEKVASLLEERANEAANIISTESAKPITTALGEVARTVETYKFAAEEAKRIYGETIPLDAAQGGTNRIGYTVREPIGVIGAITPFNFPMNLVAHKVGPAIAAGNTIVLKPASQTPLSSFFIAELFQEAGLPPGALNVVTGSGRVVGELLVKDPRVSMITFTGSPGVGIDIRNKAGLKRVTLELGSNAALIVDEGIDLDKVISRCVMGAFSNQGQVCISLQRIYVLENMYDEFVQKFLEHTKTLKIGDPLDPKTDVSALISPAEVERTLNWIHEAKQSGATIATGGKAVGHILQPTVILNADKYSKVSCQEVFAPIVLINKVKTIEEAVKFVNDSTYGLQAGIYTNNVHTAMAVAEELYVGGVMINDIPTFRVDHMPYGGVKESGTGREGLKYAVEEMTEMKLVVWNRN, from the coding sequence ATGGCTACGATTGAAAATGTAACAAAAAAAAATCTACTTATTGGCGGAGAATGGATACAAGCAAAGGAGTACAGTCTTTTACGCTCTCCATATTCACAAGAGGTGATTGCTGAAATACCTGCTGCAACAGAAGCAGAAGCAAGTAAAGCGATTGAAATTGCCTTCCAAGCACGGGAAACGATGAAAAAAATGCCTGCATATAAGCGTGCTCAAATTTTAGAGAAAGTGGCAAGTCTTCTTGAGGAGCGGGCAAATGAAGCAGCGAACATCATTTCAACTGAATCAGCTAAACCGATCACTACAGCATTAGGAGAGGTTGCTAGAACAGTTGAGACTTACAAGTTTGCTGCTGAAGAGGCAAAACGGATCTACGGAGAAACTATTCCATTAGATGCTGCTCAAGGTGGAACCAATCGCATTGGGTATACTGTTCGTGAGCCAATTGGAGTGATTGGTGCCATTACTCCCTTTAATTTCCCTATGAATCTAGTTGCACATAAAGTTGGCCCGGCAATTGCTGCTGGTAATACAATCGTTCTAAAGCCGGCAAGCCAAACCCCGCTATCATCATTTTTTATCGCTGAGCTTTTCCAGGAAGCAGGGTTACCGCCGGGTGCACTAAATGTGGTGACAGGTTCTGGTCGGGTAGTAGGTGAATTGCTGGTGAAAGATCCGAGAGTAAGCATGATTACCTTTACTGGTAGCCCGGGAGTCGGGATTGATATTCGAAACAAGGCAGGATTAAAACGTGTGACATTGGAACTCGGCTCAAATGCAGCTTTAATTGTTGATGAAGGAATCGATCTAGATAAAGTCATATCACGCTGTGTAATGGGAGCTTTTTCGAATCAAGGTCAAGTATGTATTTCCTTGCAACGAATATATGTGTTGGAAAATATGTATGATGAATTTGTTCAAAAATTTCTAGAACATACAAAAACGTTAAAAATTGGGGATCCACTTGACCCAAAAACAGATGTATCTGCCCTTATCTCACCAGCAGAGGTTGAAAGAACATTAAACTGGATTCATGAGGCAAAACAAAGTGGAGCTACGATTGCAACAGGCGGGAAAGCTGTTGGACATATTCTTCAGCCCACAGTCATTCTTAATGCAGATAAGTATTCAAAGGTGTCCTGCCAAGAAGTATTCGCTCCAATTGTTCTGATTAATAAGGTAAAAACAATTGAAGAAGCTGTTAAGTTCGTGAATGATTCTACTTATGGACTGCAAGCTGGTATTTATACGAACAATGTCCATACAGCCATGGCTGTTGCAGAAGAACTATATGTTGGCGGTGTGATGATTAATGACATTCCTACATTCCGTGTTGATCATATGCCATATGGTGGTGTGAAAGAAAGTGGAACCGGGAGGGAAGGTTTGAAATACGCAGTGGAAGAAATGACTGAAATGAAATTGGTTGTTTGGAACCGTAATTAA
- a CDS encoding NADPH-dependent FMN reductase produces MKLLGISGTITGSKTGIVVNKVVEEVKKLYPEIEVELLDMKEYDVQFCDGRNPSTYTGETKTVIDKISSADFYLIGTPIFQGSFTGVLKNLFDLVDPKVFRHKVMGFIATGGTYQHFLVIENQLKPIAGYLRAYTAPSYVYAHNDHFSQGELVDKEVIERVTNLAKELVFMQKSLKLEKEVIGERE; encoded by the coding sequence ATGAAATTACTAGGAATATCCGGAACAATTACAGGTTCAAAGACAGGAATTGTTGTAAACAAAGTAGTAGAAGAAGTAAAAAAATTGTATCCGGAAATAGAAGTTGAACTTCTTGATATGAAAGAATATGATGTTCAATTTTGTGATGGCCGAAATCCATCTACATATACCGGTGAAACAAAAACAGTGATTGATAAAATTTCATCAGCAGATTTTTATCTGATTGGTACTCCGATTTTCCAAGGTTCCTTTACAGGAGTTCTAAAAAACCTATTTGACTTAGTGGATCCTAAAGTTTTTCGTCATAAAGTAATGGGATTTATTGCGACTGGCGGTACATACCAGCACTTTCTCGTCATTGAAAATCAATTAAAACCAATTGCAGGCTATTTACGTGCCTATACTGCACCAAGCTATGTGTATGCTCATAATGATCACTTTTCACAAGGTGAATTAGTAGACAAAGAAGTCATAGAACGTGTAACAAACTTGGCAAAAGAACTGGTTTTCATGCAGAAATCTCTAAAGCTAGAGAAAGAAGTAATTGGTGAAAGAGAATAA
- a CDS encoding aldehyde dehydrogenase: protein MELKKYKMFINGEWMEPSSGEYFPSYNPATAEPWCYVAKGSSEDVDRAVQAAHQAFLHSEWASMTYTERGRLVRKLGDLIAEKADELAQFESLDNGKLIREMRGQLSYLPEFFYYFAGLADKIHGQTLPIDKKDMFAFTTREPLGVIAAITPWNSPLYLTTLKLAPALVAGNTIVIKPSEVTSASLLELMKLVEEAGFPRGVVNVVTGFGDPVGSTLTSHPLVRRVAFTGGAESARHIVRNTAENFAQLSLELGGKSPNIVFEDANIDNAAMGIIAGIFGASGQSCVAGSRAFLHVDIYDKVLQKLVDRVEKIKVGDPFQSDTEMGPLATEAQLERVKQYVSIGCSGGANLIHGGKPPENLDKGWYFEPTIFEHTDHKSRITQEEIFGPVLSVIPFKDEKEVIELANSTDYALAAGIWVSDIAKAHRVSKAVRAGIVWVNTYRSISPIAPIGGSGLSGYGREGGYEAIHDYTQSKVVWVNTSTEPIPDPFIMR, encoded by the coding sequence ATGGAACTAAAAAAATACAAAATGTTTATAAACGGCGAATGGATGGAGCCATCAAGTGGTGAATATTTTCCAAGCTATAATCCCGCAACAGCAGAGCCATGGTGTTATGTAGCGAAAGGGAGTTCTGAAGATGTTGATCGTGCTGTTCAAGCTGCACATCAAGCATTTTTACATTCTGAATGGGCTAGTATGACATACACTGAACGCGGACGATTAGTCCGAAAGCTGGGAGATCTAATTGCGGAAAAGGCTGATGAGTTAGCTCAGTTTGAATCACTTGATAATGGAAAACTGATCCGTGAAATGCGTGGTCAATTATCCTATTTACCGGAATTCTTCTATTATTTTGCTGGTCTTGCCGATAAGATTCACGGGCAAACATTGCCGATCGATAAAAAAGATATGTTTGCCTTTACAACAAGAGAACCACTGGGAGTTATAGCTGCCATTACACCTTGGAATTCACCCCTCTATTTAACTACATTAAAATTAGCTCCTGCACTTGTAGCAGGAAACACAATTGTCATTAAACCTTCTGAAGTAACCTCAGCCTCTCTCTTAGAGCTTATGAAACTTGTTGAAGAAGCCGGTTTTCCAAGAGGGGTTGTCAATGTTGTCACTGGTTTTGGAGATCCGGTTGGAAGCACGTTAACCTCCCATCCGCTTGTAAGACGTGTTGCATTTACTGGAGGAGCAGAATCAGCACGACATATAGTGCGCAATACGGCAGAAAATTTTGCCCAGCTATCTCTCGAACTTGGTGGTAAATCACCAAACATTGTGTTTGAGGATGCAAACATTGATAATGCTGCAATGGGGATTATTGCCGGTATTTTTGGAGCATCAGGTCAGAGCTGTGTAGCAGGTTCACGTGCCTTTTTACATGTTGATATTTATGACAAGGTTTTACAAAAATTAGTTGATCGTGTGGAAAAAATCAAAGTTGGAGATCCATTTCAAAGTGATACAGAAATGGGGCCATTAGCTACCGAAGCTCAATTAGAACGAGTAAAACAATATGTATCCATCGGTTGCAGTGGAGGAGCTAATCTCATTCATGGCGGGAAACCCCCTGAGAATTTAGATAAGGGCTGGTATTTTGAACCAACCATTTTTGAGCACACCGACCATAAATCCCGTATTACTCAAGAGGAAATTTTTGGACCAGTATTAAGTGTTATTCCATTTAAAGATGAAAAAGAAGTAATTGAATTGGCAAATAGTACAGATTATGCTTTAGCAGCAGGAATATGGGTAAGTGATATCGCTAAAGCTCATCGTGTTTCAAAAGCTGTTCGAGCAGGCATTGTTTGGGTCAATACGTATCGAAGTATTTCACCGATCGCACCAATTGGCGGCTCTGGGCTTAGTGGATACGGAAGAGAAGGCGGCTATGAGGCTATTCATGATTATACCCAAAGTAAAGTTGTCTGGGTAAATACATCAACCGAACCGATACCGGATCCGTTTATAATGAGATAA